A region from the Salidesulfovibrio onnuriiensis genome encodes:
- the eno gene encoding phosphopyruvate hydratase, which produces MSIISGVWAREILDSRGNPTVEVEVVLESGIVGRAAVPSGASTGTREALELRDKQKRYGGKGVLTAVENVRNEIAGAVVGMDALRQVSLDNAMLDLDGTDNKERLGANAILGVSMAAARAAASFVGLPLYQYLGGVNAKLLPVPLMNIINGGEHAPNNLDIQEFMVMPLGAETFAEALRMGAETFHALKGILAKDGHVTSVGDEGGFAPNLKSHEEAFQYIMKAIESAGYEPGKDIALAIDAAASEFYKGGKYVFAGEGREFSHAELTDYYAEMCSKFPLVSIEDGLAEGDWEGWAHQTEKLGERIQLVGDDVFVTNPDILAEGIEKGCCNSILIKLNQIGTLTETLDTIELAKNAGYTNVVSHRSGETEDNFIADLAVAVNAGQIKTGSLCRSDRLAKYNQLLRIEEDLADDGMYYGPILSESWFGED; this is translated from the coding sequence ATGAGCATTATTTCAGGCGTATGGGCCCGCGAGATTCTGGATTCCCGCGGCAACCCCACTGTAGAGGTAGAAGTTGTTCTGGAATCCGGCATCGTCGGCCGTGCCGCCGTACCGTCCGGGGCCTCCACCGGCACTCGTGAAGCATTGGAACTGCGCGACAAGCAGAAACGCTATGGCGGGAAAGGCGTTCTGACCGCAGTTGAAAACGTGCGCAACGAGATCGCCGGAGCCGTGGTGGGCATGGACGCCCTCCGTCAGGTTTCCCTGGACAATGCAATGCTCGACCTGGACGGCACCGACAACAAGGAGCGCCTGGGCGCCAACGCCATCCTCGGCGTGTCCATGGCCGCTGCCCGTGCCGCTGCATCCTTCGTGGGCCTGCCGCTGTACCAGTACCTGGGCGGCGTCAACGCCAAGCTGCTGCCCGTGCCGCTGATGAATATCATCAACGGTGGCGAGCACGCACCCAACAACCTGGACATCCAGGAATTCATGGTCATGCCCCTGGGCGCCGAGACCTTTGCCGAGGCCCTGCGCATGGGCGCCGAGACCTTCCATGCCCTCAAGGGCATCCTGGCCAAGGACGGTCATGTCACCTCTGTGGGAGACGAGGGTGGCTTTGCTCCGAACCTGAAGTCCCACGAGGAAGCCTTCCAGTACATTATGAAGGCCATCGAATCCGCCGGCTACGAGCCGGGCAAGGACATTGCCCTGGCCATCGACGCCGCGGCCTCCGAGTTCTACAAGGGCGGCAAGTACGTGTTTGCCGGTGAAGGCCGTGAATTCAGCCACGCCGAGCTTACCGACTACTATGCCGAAATGTGCTCCAAGTTCCCGCTGGTCTCCATCGAGGACGGCCTGGCCGAAGGCGACTGGGAAGGCTGGGCGCATCAGACCGAAAAGCTGGGCGAACGCATCCAGCTGGTGGGCGACGACGTTTTCGTCACCAACCCGGACATCCTGGCCGAAGGTATCGAGAAGGGTTGCTGCAACTCCATCCTGATCAAGTTGAACCAGATCGGCACCCTGACCGAAACCCTGGACACCATCGAACTGGCCAAGAACGCCGGGTACACCAACGTGGTTTCCCACCGTTCCGGCGAAACCGAAGACAACTTCATCGCCGACCTGGCCGTGGCAGTGAACGCCGGCCAGATCAAGACCGGTTCCTTGTGCCGCTCCGACAGGCTGGCCAAGTACAACCAGCTGCTGCGCATCGAGGAAGACCTCGCTGACGACGGCATGTACTACGGACCGATCTTGTCCGAAAGCTGGTTCGGCGAAGACTAG
- a CDS encoding META domain-containing protein — MKKILLLTICLLLLAACAKKPGQLDMGSILDREWTLEYDGDKPVIDASNVTIVFKDDGKVGGRSGCNNYTGSWKLENGKLSMGPFASTRMMCPGALMEQETRFLQHLQQATSLDVDKTGALLIFVDGMDKPMLFRE; from the coding sequence ATGAAAAAAATACTCCTGCTCACCATCTGCCTGCTGCTCCTGGCGGCCTGCGCCAAAAAGCCCGGCCAGCTGGATATGGGCTCGATCCTGGATAGGGAATGGACCCTGGAATACGACGGCGACAAACCGGTCATCGACGCCAGCAACGTCACGATCGTCTTCAAGGATGACGGCAAGGTCGGCGGCCGGTCCGGGTGCAACAACTACACTGGCTCCTGGAAGCTGGAAAACGGAAAACTCTCCATGGGCCCGTTCGCCAGCACCAGGATGATGTGCCCCGGGGCGCTCATGGAACAGGAAACCCGTTTCCTGCAGCACCTGCAGCAGGCCACCAGTCTGGATGTGGACAAAACCGGGGCCCTGCTCATCTTCGTGGACGGCATGGACAAGCCCATGCTCTTCAGGGAGTGA
- the folD gene encoding bifunctional methylenetetrahydrofolate dehydrogenase/methenyltetrahydrofolate cyclohydrolase FolD codes for MILLDGKETARQVREELRQEVDVLAGKYGRRPGLAVILVGDDPASQVYVRNKERACEDCGIESVPHRISSATQHELEGLIQELNRDVKVDGILLQLPLPKELDSQKCLDLIDPDKDVDGFHPVNVGKLSLGLPGFRPCTPAGVINLLKRYDLDPACKKAVVIGRSNIVGKPLAMMLSQSGPCANATVTLCHSRTADLAAECREADFIFAAVGMPKFVTGDMVKEGAVVVDVGINRTDEGLCGDVDFDSVKDKAHAITPVPGGVGPMTIAQLMVNTVEAYKLHVGDS; via the coding sequence ATGATACTTCTCGATGGCAAGGAAACCGCACGGCAGGTTCGCGAGGAACTGCGGCAGGAAGTGGATGTTCTGGCCGGAAAGTACGGCCGCAGGCCCGGACTGGCCGTGATTCTCGTGGGCGACGATCCCGCTTCGCAGGTTTACGTGCGCAACAAGGAACGCGCCTGCGAAGATTGCGGCATCGAATCCGTTCCGCACAGGATTTCCAGCGCCACCCAGCACGAGCTGGAGGGCCTCATCCAGGAACTGAACCGCGACGTGAAGGTGGACGGTATCCTTTTGCAGCTGCCCCTGCCCAAGGAACTGGACAGTCAGAAGTGCCTGGACCTCATCGATCCGGACAAGGACGTTGACGGGTTCCACCCGGTGAACGTGGGCAAGCTGAGCCTGGGGCTGCCCGGCTTCCGGCCCTGCACCCCTGCGGGCGTCATCAACCTGCTCAAGCGTTACGACCTGGACCCGGCCTGCAAGAAGGCCGTTGTCATCGGCCGCTCCAACATCGTGGGCAAGCCGCTGGCCATGATGCTTTCCCAGTCCGGCCCCTGCGCCAACGCCACCGTGACCCTGTGCCATTCCCGCACTGCGGATCTGGCCGCCGAATGCCGCGAGGCCGATTTCATCTTCGCGGCCGTGGGCATGCCCAAGTTTGTCACCGGCGACATGGTCAAGGAAGGAGCCGTGGTGGTCGATGTGGGCATCAACCGCACCGATGAAGGGCTCTGCGGCGACGTGGATTTCGATTCGGTCAAGGACAAGGCGCACGCCATAACCCCGGTTCCCGGCGGTGTCGGTCCCATGACCATTGCCCAGCTCATGGTCAACACCGTGGAAGCTTACAAGCTGCACGTGGGCGACAGTTAG
- a CDS encoding pyridoxal phosphate-dependent aminotransferase, translating to MQLISKQIEGYMESSSWIRKMFEAGIAMKKEFGEDAVCDFSLGNPDLPPPAALKQAMKDLAEDADKPFFLGYMPNFGYPDAREALARQISKEQGVDVPADSLVITCGAAGALNAFFRAVLAPGDEVLAPAPYFVEYGFYCQNHGGKLVPVPSKPLTFELDLDALDAAINENTRVLLLNSPNNPTGAVYSRQELSALAEILNKHNQGRERPIFILSDEPYRFLAFDGVEVPSLLDIYPYSVVCSSFSKNLSMAGERIGYACVNPAMPDKAKLVGAIILTNRILGFVNAPALAQKLMMRCLGSQVDVSIYEARRAAMADVLDNGGYNYSMPKGTFYFFPEAPGGDDVAFCGLLQEEKILAVPGTGFGYPGYFRLTFCIGEEVIKRSRDGFKRAIEKANA from the coding sequence ATGCAGCTTATTTCCAAGCAGATAGAAGGATACATGGAGAGCAGTTCCTGGATTCGCAAGATGTTCGAAGCGGGCATTGCCATGAAAAAGGAATTCGGCGAGGACGCGGTGTGCGACTTCAGCCTGGGCAACCCGGACCTGCCGCCGCCCGCCGCCCTGAAGCAGGCCATGAAGGATTTGGCCGAGGATGCGGACAAGCCGTTCTTCCTGGGCTACATGCCCAACTTCGGCTACCCGGACGCCCGGGAAGCCCTGGCCCGGCAGATTTCCAAGGAGCAGGGCGTGGATGTCCCCGCCGACAGCTTGGTCATCACCTGCGGCGCGGCCGGCGCCCTGAACGCCTTTTTCCGGGCCGTTCTCGCCCCGGGCGACGAGGTGCTTGCCCCGGCCCCGTATTTTGTGGAATACGGTTTCTACTGCCAGAACCACGGCGGTAAACTGGTGCCCGTGCCCAGCAAACCGCTGACCTTCGAGCTGGACCTGGATGCTCTGGACGCGGCCATCAACGAGAATACCCGCGTGCTGCTGCTCAATTCGCCCAACAACCCCACGGGCGCGGTCTATTCCCGCCAGGAGCTTTCCGCCCTGGCCGAGATCCTGAACAAGCACAACCAGGGCCGCGAGCGTCCCATCTTTATTCTCTCGGACGAACCGTACCGCTTCCTGGCCTTCGACGGCGTGGAAGTGCCCAGCCTGCTGGATATCTATCCCTATTCCGTGGTCTGCTCCTCGTTCTCCAAGAACCTGAGCATGGCGGGCGAGCGCATCGGCTATGCCTGCGTCAACCCGGCCATGCCCGACAAGGCCAAGCTTGTGGGGGCCATCATCCTGACCAACCGCATTCTTGGGTTCGTCAATGCCCCGGCCCTGGCCCAGAAGCTCATGATGCGCTGCCTGGGCAGCCAGGTGGACGTCTCCATCTACGAGGCGCGCCGCGCGGCCATGGCCGACGTGCTGGACAACGGCGGTTACAACTATTCCATGCCCAAGGGCACCTTCTACTTCTTCCCCGAAGCTCCCGGTGGCGACGACGTGGCCTTCTGCGGGCTGTTGCAGGAGGAGAAGATTCTGGCCGTGCCCGGCACGGGTTTCGGCTATCCCGGATACTTCCGCCTGACCTTCTGCATCGGCGAAGAGGTCATCAAGCGCTCGCGCGACGGCTTCAAGCGGGCCATCGAGAAGGCGAACGCCTAG
- a CDS encoding EamA family transporter has product MKTRHIALAVLVALLWGVNFVVIKVGLGSFPPILFVALRFTLAAIPAVFFIKRGNIPWKYIISIGLVLGVIKFSLLFVGMDLGMPAGLSSLVLQCQAIFTLILSSVVLKDSPTFWQRGGVLVAFGGIALLIADMSASPSFAGLLMVIAAGFFWGVSNILMKKAGKVDMLALVVWMSLIPPLPLLVLSLLLETGQWQAVMNMGWTGFGTVFYIAMVATIFGFGVWAHLFREYSPNVVAPFSLLVPVFGIWSGSLFLGETLTAVDIAASCLLLGGVALVVFGSRLPVFNRQGRCPCTPPKG; this is encoded by the coding sequence ATGAAAACCCGACACATTGCCCTGGCCGTCCTCGTCGCCCTGCTCTGGGGGGTCAACTTCGTGGTCATCAAGGTGGGGCTGGGCTCGTTCCCGCCCATCCTGTTCGTGGCCCTGCGCTTCACCCTGGCGGCCATCCCTGCCGTGTTCTTCATCAAGCGCGGCAACATCCCGTGGAAATACATCATCTCCATCGGGCTGGTGCTCGGGGTGATCAAGTTCAGCCTGCTCTTCGTGGGCATGGACCTGGGCATGCCCGCCGGGCTCTCCTCGCTGGTGCTCCAGTGCCAGGCCATCTTTACCCTCATCCTGTCCTCGGTGGTTCTCAAGGATTCGCCCACGTTCTGGCAGCGCGGCGGCGTGCTGGTGGCCTTCGGCGGAATCGCCCTGCTCATCGCCGACATGTCGGCCAGCCCCAGTTTTGCCGGGCTACTCATGGTCATTGCGGCCGGATTCTTCTGGGGGGTCTCCAACATCCTCATGAAAAAGGCGGGCAAGGTGGACATGCTGGCCCTGGTGGTCTGGATGAGCCTGATCCCGCCCCTGCCGCTGCTCGTCCTGTCCCTGCTTCTGGAAACCGGCCAGTGGCAGGCCGTCATGAACATGGGCTGGACCGGATTTGGGACCGTCTTCTACATCGCCATGGTGGCCACAATCTTCGGGTTCGGGGTCTGGGCCCATCTGTTCCGCGAATACTCGCCCAACGTGGTGGCCCCGTTCTCGCTGCTGGTACCGGTGTTCGGCATCTGGTCCGGGTCCCTGTTCCTGGGAGAAACCCTGACCGCCGTGGATATTGCCGCCTCCTGCCTGCTGCTGGGTGGTGTGGCCCTGGTCGTCTTCGGCAGCCGGTTGCCCGTGTTCAACAGGCAGGGGCGCTGCCCCTGCACCCCGCCAAAGGGCTAA
- a CDS encoding LysR family transcriptional regulator, which yields MELYQLKTFVVVAEEGNLTRAAARLHASQPAVSGHVKALEEELDVTLFVRTSRGMELTSAGEKLRRKALVVLDAAHDLENSAQDMRDELEGELSIGLNTDPDFLRVGDLVADMSEHHPKLRLHLSQSISGTILGDIKGRTLDAGFVFWENPYAEVVASPIHRTRISVVAPMAMAERACACSLAELAELPWIWPAHRCFYRQLLEAEFAAIGKQPKETIQADGEEVIRALVNLGKGMSLMRIDEARREEALGNLVICDLDFDLHVDLYYAYAKSRAKDPALRALFEAVKRVWGVDKAARQAA from the coding sequence ATGGAACTGTATCAGCTCAAGACATTCGTGGTGGTGGCCGAGGAAGGCAACCTGACCCGGGCGGCCGCCCGGCTGCACGCCAGCCAGCCCGCGGTGAGCGGGCACGTCAAGGCCCTGGAGGAGGAACTGGACGTCACCCTGTTCGTCCGCACCTCGCGCGGCATGGAACTGACCTCCGCGGGCGAGAAGCTGCGCCGCAAGGCCCTAGTGGTGCTGGATGCCGCCCATGACCTGGAAAACAGCGCACAGGACATGCGCGACGAACTGGAAGGCGAGCTCAGCATCGGGCTGAATACGGACCCGGATTTCCTGCGCGTGGGAGATCTGGTGGCGGATATGTCCGAGCACCACCCCAAACTCCGGCTGCACCTCTCCCAAAGCATTTCCGGCACGATCCTGGGCGACATCAAGGGCCGCACCCTGGATGCGGGCTTTGTTTTCTGGGAAAACCCCTATGCGGAGGTGGTCGCCAGCCCCATCCACCGCACGCGGATCAGCGTGGTGGCCCCCATGGCCATGGCCGAACGCGCCTGTGCATGCTCACTGGCCGAGCTGGCCGAGCTGCCCTGGATCTGGCCCGCGCACCGCTGTTTCTACCGCCAGCTCCTGGAGGCCGAATTCGCGGCCATAGGCAAGCAGCCCAAAGAGACCATCCAGGCGGACGGCGAAGAGGTCATCCGCGCGCTGGTCAATCTCGGCAAGGGCATGTCGCTCATGCGCATCGACGAGGCCCGCCGCGAGGAGGCCCTCGGCAATCTGGTCATCTGCGACCTGGATTTCGACCTGCACGTGGATCTCTACTACGCCTACGCCAAAAGCCGGGCCAAGGATCCGGCCTTGCGGGCGCTGTTTGAAGCGGTCAAGCGTGTCTGGGGCGTGGACAAGGCGGCCCGGCAAGCGGCCTAG
- a CDS encoding MarC family protein, with amino-acid sequence MGMFLSLFIPLFILMDFIGTIPVFIGLTQDFPFRERVRVAVLSSIVAGLIVAVFALFGQGLMHYFAVSIEAVKVGGGLLLLYIAFMMIMGGQSLADPKGGQQSIIISPLAIPMLAGPGCMTFAMVKYLELPPDGRLLLFISIGCSVVAGAALLSVSSVILKAFGKAFTRGLEKLTAVIVSFIALEMIMSGLKMYFQS; translated from the coding sequence ATGGGCATGTTCCTTTCCCTGTTCATCCCGCTGTTCATCCTCATGGATTTCATCGGCACCATCCCTGTCTTCATCGGCCTGACCCAGGACTTCCCGTTCCGGGAGCGGGTGCGGGTGGCCGTGCTCTCGTCCATCGTGGCAGGGCTCATCGTGGCGGTCTTCGCCCTGTTCGGGCAGGGACTCATGCACTATTTCGCAGTAAGCATCGAGGCGGTCAAGGTGGGCGGCGGCCTCCTGCTGCTCTACATCGCCTTCATGATGATCATGGGCGGGCAGTCCCTGGCCGACCCCAAGGGCGGGCAGCAGAGCATCATCATCTCGCCGCTGGCCATCCCCATGCTGGCCGGGCCGGGCTGCATGACCTTCGCCATGGTCAAGTACCTGGAGCTGCCCCCGGATGGACGGCTCCTGCTTTTCATCTCCATCGGCTGTTCCGTGGTGGCCGGGGCCGCGCTCCTGTCCGTATCCTCGGTGATCCTCAAGGCGTTCGGCAAGGCCTTCACCCGGGGCCTGGAAAAGCTCACGGCAGTGATCGTCTCGTTCATCGCCCTGGAAATGATCATGAGCGGACTCAAGATGTACTTTCAATCCTAG
- a CDS encoding LysR family transcriptional regulator — protein MLSIGFAHTLRPMELYHLRTFIAVAEEGHLTNAAKRLHTSQPSVSAHIKALEEELEVKLFSRTPKGMVLTEAGDILKAQAEQVLSALHSFTQKAMSLREELSGAVRIGLNTDAEYLRLTDLISTVSESHPGLELHLNQNSSDKILADIRAEHLDAGFVFYNNPYTDIKAHQLRRSRVLIVAPAEWKGRVEHASFEELAQLPWVWPARYCPLGTLVEDHFESKGFCPARTIMADSEDVIRRLVVGGKGLSIMREDEAEILSREGKVYCWPNTDNEIGMDSFFVYHRDRKDDPVILALLEAVKKVWKV, from the coding sequence TTGCTTTCAATCGGCTTTGCGCATACTCTCCGGCCCATGGAACTGTACCACCTCAGGACATTCATCGCCGTTGCCGAAGAAGGGCACCTGACCAACGCCGCCAAGCGCCTGCACACGAGCCAGCCCTCGGTGAGCGCTCATATCAAGGCGCTGGAGGAGGAGCTGGAGGTCAAGCTGTTCAGCCGCACGCCCAAGGGCATGGTGCTGACCGAGGCCGGGGATATCCTCAAGGCGCAGGCCGAGCAGGTGCTGAGCGCGCTGCATTCCTTCACGCAAAAGGCCATGAGCCTGCGCGAGGAATTGTCGGGCGCGGTGCGAATCGGCCTGAACACGGACGCGGAATACCTTCGGCTCACGGATTTGATCTCCACGGTCTCGGAATCGCATCCGGGCCTGGAGCTGCACCTGAACCAGAATTCCTCGGACAAGATCCTGGCCGACATCCGCGCGGAGCATCTGGATGCGGGGTTTGTTTTCTACAACAATCCGTACACGGACATCAAAGCGCACCAGTTACGGCGCTCGCGCGTACTCATCGTCGCCCCGGCCGAGTGGAAGGGCAGGGTCGAGCACGCCAGCTTCGAGGAACTGGCGCAGCTGCCCTGGGTCTGGCCCGCCCGCTATTGCCCCCTGGGCACCCTGGTGGAGGATCATTTCGAGTCCAAGGGGTTCTGCCCGGCGCGCACGATCATGGCCGACAGCGAGGACGTGATCCGGCGGCTGGTGGTGGGGGGCAAGGGACTTTCCATCATGCGCGAGGACGAGGCCGAGATACTCAGCCGCGAGGGCAAGGTCTATTGCTGGCCCAACACGGACAACGAGATCGGCATGGACAGCTTTTTCGTCTATCACCGGGACCGCAAGGACGATCCCGTCATCCTGGCCCTGCTGGAGGCGGTCAAGAAGGTCTGGAAGGTATAG
- a CDS encoding LysR family transcriptional regulator, with protein sequence MELYQLRTFVVVAEEGHLTRAAERLFASQPTVSSHIKALEKELGVPLFLRTPRGMRLTETGRRLRDKAEDILNGAEEMLREAQMLSKQLVGDVRLGLNTDAEFLRVVPLIASLSDIHPGLNLQFIQSSSGAIQEELKAGTLDGGFIFGNPRSRDIVGVPLAETEFYAAYPASWEKKVGKASLEKLAEMPWIHTAKDCPCQSLLDQLFGAHGLKISKTTEVDGDEVTKVLVASGKGMALLREDEIAAASRSGHGVYYRELDGLTLNLNFAHLRRRESDPVVQAVVRVLLRVWSQGAV encoded by the coding sequence ATGGAACTCTATCAACTTCGCACCTTTGTGGTGGTGGCCGAGGAGGGCCACCTGACCCGCGCCGCAGAGCGCCTCTTCGCCAGCCAGCCCACCGTCAGCTCGCATATCAAGGCCTTGGAAAAGGAGCTGGGCGTGCCCCTGTTTCTGCGCACGCCGCGCGGCATGCGCCTGACCGAAACCGGCCGCAGGCTGCGCGACAAGGCCGAGGACATCCTGAACGGGGCCGAGGAGATGCTCCGAGAAGCCCAGATGCTCAGCAAGCAGCTGGTGGGGGACGTTCGCCTGGGTCTGAACACGGATGCCGAGTTCCTGCGGGTGGTGCCGCTCATCGCCTCCCTGTCCGACATCCACCCCGGCCTCAACCTGCAGTTCATCCAGAGCTCCAGCGGAGCCATCCAGGAGGAACTCAAGGCCGGCACCCTGGACGGTGGCTTCATCTTCGGCAATCCCCGCAGCCGCGATATCGTGGGGGTGCCCCTGGCCGAGACCGAGTTTTACGCGGCCTACCCGGCGAGCTGGGAAAAGAAGGTCGGCAAGGCCTCGCTGGAAAAGCTGGCTGAAATGCCCTGGATCCACACGGCCAAGGACTGTCCCTGCCAGTCGCTGCTGGACCAGCTCTTCGGGGCGCACGGGCTCAAGATATCCAAGACCACGGAAGTGGACGGCGACGAGGTGACCAAGGTGCTGGTGGCCTCGGGCAAGGGCATGGCACTGCTGCGCGAGGACGAGATCGCTGCGGCCAGTCGTTCCGGCCACGGCGTGTATTACAGGGAGCTGGACGGGCTGACCCTGAACCTGAATTTCGCCCACCTGCGCAGGCGCGAGTCCGACCCGGTCGTCCAGGCCGTGGTGCGGGTGCTGCTCCGGGTCTGGAGCCAGGGAGCCGTCTAG
- a CDS encoding helix-turn-helix transcriptional regulator, whose translation MHGLPEMGRLHERCDVSLGEFCFSVMDAVKALIAYVDRGYNYRYVNEAYSRFFNKPMEACLGGHVCEVMDPAVFEAGIKPQLDACFTGKTVAHEGWLPLPELGECYVDVRYFPHIVDNDVVGAAVVAHDLTDKKAMIRDVVTQNRELESNLKQLAESNRKLQLLLEGALSDRQKTESKAYDRVSESIAPYLRALKAESGDSRTAELADSIESALLNYKPELDQKLYKLNPGLSAKERHIAHLIVGGKTSQEIAEILEKSVKTVEYYRSSLRKKLKLDGRRISLRTYLVS comes from the coding sequence ATGCACGGTTTGCCGGAAATGGGGAGGTTGCACGAACGGTGCGACGTTTCGCTTGGGGAATTCTGCTTCTCGGTCATGGACGCGGTCAAGGCGCTCATCGCCTATGTGGATAGGGGCTACAATTATAGATATGTCAATGAAGCCTACTCCCGCTTTTTCAACAAGCCCATGGAGGCCTGCCTGGGCGGCCATGTCTGCGAGGTGATGGACCCCGCGGTCTTCGAGGCCGGGATCAAGCCCCAGCTGGACGCCTGCTTTACCGGCAAGACAGTGGCCCATGAGGGCTGGCTGCCCCTGCCCGAGCTGGGGGAATGTTATGTGGATGTCCGCTACTTCCCGCACATCGTGGACAACGACGTCGTCGGCGCGGCCGTGGTGGCCCATGACCTCACGGACAAGAAGGCCATGATCAGGGACGTCGTCACCCAGAACAGGGAACTGGAATCCAACCTGAAGCAGCTCGCCGAATCCAACCGCAAGCTGCAGCTCCTGCTGGAGGGAGCCCTCTCCGACAGGCAAAAGACCGAAAGCAAGGCCTACGACCGGGTTTCCGAGAGCATCGCCCCCTACCTGCGGGCGCTCAAGGCCGAATCCGGAGACAGCCGCACCGCCGAACTGGCCGACAGCATTGAAAGCGCGCTCCTGAACTACAAGCCCGAACTGGATCAAAAGCTCTACAAGCTCAATCCGGGCCTTTCCGCCAAGGAAAGGCACATCGCCCATCTGATCGTGGGAGGAAAGACGTCCCAGGAGATCGCGGAGATCCTGGAGAAATCGGTCAAAACCGTGGAGTACTACCGGTCTTCGCTGCGCAAGAAACTGAAGCTGGACGGCAGGCGCATCAGCCTGCGGACCTATCTCGTCAGCTAG
- the purD gene encoding phosphoribosylamine--glycine ligase → MKILVVGSGGREHALCWKLSQSPKVDTILCAPGNGGTAQVGTNIPIKDDDIPALVAYAKSEAVDLVVAGPELPLVLGLQNALTKEGIPCFGPSAFAANLEGSKAFSKNVMHESGVPTASFRVFDEFEAARSFIEEKGAPIVVKADGLAAGKGVVVAKTTEEAIGAVEEMMVKKAFSSAGDRVVVEECMAGEEASFLAFCDGVNYALLPSSQDHKAVGEGDTGPNTGGMGAYSPAPILPEEKYEETAELVIRPILRHLAAKGEPFKGILYAGLMYTENGPSVLEYNVRFGDPECQPLLMRLESDLVDIMFACIEGRLNEIEVKVRPETACGVVMAAEGYPGSYPKGMEISGLEDADALEGVKAFQAGTQLKDGKVVTSGGRVLCVTALGRDLKEAQTRAYEAVGKIHFDKSYYRRDIGDKGLNR, encoded by the coding sequence ATGAAGATTTTGGTTGTCGGATCGGGCGGCCGGGAACATGCCCTGTGCTGGAAGCTCAGCCAAAGCCCGAAGGTTGATACGATTCTCTGCGCCCCCGGCAACGGGGGAACCGCCCAGGTGGGAACCAACATTCCCATCAAGGACGACGACATCCCGGCCCTGGTCGCCTATGCCAAAAGCGAGGCCGTGGACTTGGTGGTGGCCGGTCCCGAGTTGCCGCTGGTGCTCGGGCTGCAAAATGCGCTGACCAAGGAGGGCATCCCCTGCTTCGGTCCCAGCGCGTTTGCCGCCAATCTCGAGGGCTCCAAGGCTTTTTCCAAGAACGTTATGCACGAGTCTGGCGTGCCCACCGCAAGCTTTCGCGTCTTTGACGAGTTCGAGGCGGCCCGTTCCTTTATCGAGGAGAAGGGTGCGCCCATCGTGGTCAAGGCCGACGGCCTGGCCGCCGGCAAGGGCGTGGTCGTGGCCAAGACCACCGAAGAGGCCATCGGCGCCGTGGAAGAAATGATGGTCAAGAAGGCCTTTTCCTCCGCAGGGGACCGTGTGGTCGTCGAGGAGTGCATGGCCGGCGAGGAAGCCTCGTTCCTGGCCTTCTGCGACGGCGTGAATTACGCGCTGCTGCCTTCCAGCCAGGACCACAAGGCCGTGGGCGAAGGCGACACCGGCCCCAACACCGGCGGCATGGGCGCATACAGCCCGGCCCCGATCCTGCCCGAGGAAAAATACGAGGAGACCGCCGAGCTGGTCATCCGTCCCATTCTCAGGCACCTGGCCGCCAAGGGCGAGCCCTTCAAGGGCATTCTCTACGCGGGGCTTATGTACACCGAAAACGGTCCCAGCGTGCTGGAGTACAACGTGCGCTTCGGCGATCCGGAATGCCAGCCCCTGCTCATGCGCCTGGAATCCGATCTGGTGGATATCATGTTCGCCTGCATCGAGGGCCGTCTGAACGAGATTGAGGTCAAGGTCCGGCCCGAAACCGCCTGCGGCGTGGTCATGGCCGCGGAGGGCTACCCGGGCTCCTACCCCAAGGGTATGGAGATTTCCGGGCTCGAGGACGCGGACGCCCTGGAAGGGGTCAAGGCCTTCCAGGCGGGCACCCAGCTCAAGGACGGCAAGGTCGTCACTTCGGGCGGGCGTGTGCTGTGCGTCACGGCCTTGGGCAGGGATCTCAAGGAAGCCCAGACACGGGCGTACGAAGCCGTGGGCAAGATTCATTTCGACAAGAGCTACTACCGCCGAGACATCGGCGACAAGGGTCTCAACCGCTGA